The sequence AGTCATATCTATTGCATAATCTCAGCGGAAAAACGTCTACCTGAGCTTCTTGTAATATTAATTTGCCAACACCTGAAAGGAAAGCACAAAAAACTGCTGGAAGAATGCATTTAACATTCTGAAACAAGGTTCTCAGGTAGGCAACGTGGCTGGGTAACCGCTTAAGCTAGTCTAACTCTTAAACTTAATAAACCAGGTTTGTATTTCCCAAGTAGGTCTATGAAACCTACCTTCGTTTTCAGAATAAGGCTCACAAATCCTTACTGAACTTGTAATGAATTCTGTTTGCTAGCCATCACAGGCCCCAGGTATATATGGAGCTGTGTATGCTCAACATTGAGATTTGGGTGCCTATGTTTTAATTAcagtattttgttttcttcttaattATTCTATGATTTCAGGTGTTATTGAACTTGTTTGTTATTGGTTCAAGGTTTGaggtattaattaattaaaaccaGCCCTTCAGTGTTCCCCATCCAGCAAGGTTGAATTGAAATAAAGTGCATTAGGTTATCAGTACATAAGCGTCTGCCGGGTTTGGTTAATACatttaaatataaatgtattaaatataGCCCAGTGGCTTACCCAATTCGGTATGCCTGCATCAGCTATGAGTCATAACAAAAGATATATGCTTTGTAGACTAGATCAAATACCTTAAAAATTAACGTATAGTTTTCTCAAGTGCACAAATCTCAGGCAAGTTTTGAAAAAGCAGAGAAGTGACTTTCTGAGTGCTTACCGTATTTCTGAAAAGTATGATAGAGACGAATGCATGGCAGGTTCAAGGCACAAGTACATATACTGCCCTCATATGATAAATGCAGAAAGCATGACAAATATTTTGTCTAAGCAATAGATCATATACAAAGAACCTTTGGCCAGCCAgatgatgaactacaactcccatcctcccctgccactggccatcctggctagggccaatgggagttgcagttcagcaaaatctggagggtgtGTCTGCAGACTTTGCAGAATCCAgcttttcttagtgcagaaacTTGATGCTCGCAgagtaaatttttattttgtgttttctgaCCTTGGTTATAAGCTGTTAAATATTTTTATCTTGATTaatacagtacctcgggttatatacatttcaggttacagactccgcttacccagaaatagtacctcgggttaagaactttgcttcaggatgagaacagaaattgtgctccggcggcgcggcagcagcaagaggccccattagctaaagtggtcttcaggttaagaacagtttcaggttaagaacggacctccggaacaaattaagtacttaacccgaggtaccactgtatagagtttaaaaacataaacacagcTAAATAATTTATAGACCCAACAAATGACACTCCTTTTTCTGGATTAAAAGAGCAAATACTTCTGAAGAAATCTGTCCAGTTTGCTCATGGTTAGCCAGTAAATATTCTGCACAcaagattaaaattttacatcaTTACTGCGGACAGAAAAACTGACTCGGGGTTAGGGCTGCTAATATTGATAACACTTCCTGAACACCTGTTTTATAGTTCAGTGTCCAGAAAAGGTGATGAGCGAGAAACATTTCACAattacattaaatattaaaaaactttaattgtacattaaaaaatataatgaaagGGTACGAAAACCAAATTAATCGTCACGACTATCAGAAATTCCTTGTGTACACTAACGGGCAAACCAAACCTAGGTTTACCTCTGTGCAATACACCATCAAATGGCAAAGAAGCTTTTTGAAATAACTAATTCTCACTCTTAACAATAGTTTAGTTTAAAGGAAAAGTAGAAGATTTACCTTTCTCctttgtgtttccccagccagctATGTAACATGGGTACAAGTCAATAGTATCATTTTCAGGTATGCAGATGGGCTgaatataattattatattttacatGTTTTATTAGCGTAAACAAGGCAATATCATTTTCATAGCTTTCTGAATCATAATCAGAATGGACCGTGATTGTACTGACCCGGCGCTTTCGAGTATAATAGTTGTGTGCATGAAGATGATGCACGGCGATGACAGCCCTCCAAAAGGCTGCGTTCCTaggacagaataaaataaaaaacagattcaGTAACTATTTTAGAACAGTTACTTCAAGCCTGGTGTAAAACTAGCAAGCATGGAGCCAGAGTCAAATGGTGAGGGAACGACAAAGGTTTCTGCAGTAATAGTAATATAACCAGTAAAAGCATATATGCATAAGAGGAATCCTGCTAGATCAAACCAAATCATGTCCTATAACAGCCAATCAGATGGTTGCCtgtaggaagctcacaagcagaacctACAGTTGCTGCTCAGCAATTGGTACTCAGGTATAGTGCCTCTGCATCTGGAAGCAGCATGAGCCATGCTCAGTATGACTATTCACAACTGATAGAcatatcctccataaatttgtctcatgcacttttaaagtcatctaaacTGATGGGCCTCACGTTGATCAAAGCAACTTTGAAACATGCCACAATAATTCCATTTACACACAACTCCCCAAAAATCTTATCATGATGGACTTATCAGTAAGCACAGCAACTTTATAAGTTGTCTGCCTGTCTCTGCCTCTGGACTGGTCTTATGATAACAATTATCCCTTCTCTGATGTGAATCTCCAGGTCACCAAGATCTGCAGGCGAGACCTTCCTAGCCAATCTTCTGCTAAGGTCCATCTTGCTTTAAGTAtgggattttttttcctgttgtgcCACTGACCCTATGGACTCAACACAGCTATGAAATAAGACAAGCACCAATAGAGATGTGCTCATGGGACTTGTTGAAAAATGGTTCTCTCAGATCATTTGTATTAGCTAgctctgtttttgtttggttttttgggcGCTGCTGTTATTTATTGCTTTAATGTATTGGTCTTAATAACTCAACTGTGAACCATAATGAAATTATCTAAATAGAAgatagtatataaataaaataaaaatggaagctaCAAGTTGGATTCAAGTAACTCGGAGCACTAGCGGAAGCCAGTGCAAAAATGTAAGTGTAAGGGAGCTCCTCCCAGTCTGGAAGCTCAGAAAAATCTCCAGAACAGCATGTGGGAAGAGGATATGGGATATTGCTCCTTCCGGCATGCAGAAATACTTGTACTAACAGAACAGTCAAATCTCTGTGATGTTGAATTCTAACCTATATATTTAGAATTAAAGAAAATCTCCACCCCTGAAAACCAGAGTAAGAATAATGATGACTCCCCACAGAGTTACAAATACTAAGGTTAGAAGCCGaagaactgcaaaaaataatTCTACACCATTATTTTGGGCATGTGTCAGCGACAAAAGAGTAGCTGATAACCCATGCTGCATGACAAGCATATTCTGAAGCTTGAGTGCAGTTGCATCAACACTTGGCGGAATCAGCATGTATGCCTGCTGCCAAAGTAGGAAAAAAACACCTCGGCACACCGTAATTTAGAAATGGGAGGACATTAGTGCCCTCCGTACTTGCGTACCCTAAAATAGATTAGATTGTATTCCGTGCAATGAGTTTCTTGAAACATGAACTTATGCTCGAAACTGTAACCCTACTGTAATAAAGGAGAAGTGCACACAACTGAAATAATCTCATTAttcttcccctgcttccatttccctcttcACCTTTCAGACCTGAGAGGCTTCTGATAAGTGTAAGGGGAgcagaggggaagagcaccaGGAGATGAAAAATCTACTTTGTCACACTGTTTTACCTACCAAACTATATAgtattaaaaaaggaaacatcCAGTCATTTACTTCTATGTTGTTGGGTGGGAAAAGATTTGGGGAGAATGAGAGGAGAAATGTATTCCTGAAGTCCCAGTGTCTCATTTCCTCTCCCACTCATCCTTGAAATATGTCCCCACTCCCATGAATTCTGAATATTCACcaagtgcttaaaaaaaatcagtacACCTTTCTCACACTTTAGAATAGATACATGCCTATTTTTTTTAACGCAGTGTGCTGCTGTCAACACCGTGTTGTTTGTAATTAAACTTCCACCACACAGATGGAAATATCCTAGGCCAATGGTATAATGCTGAAGGCTAACTTGCCATGGCCAAGATCCAACCATGGCATCATGTCCACCTATAATCCGAGACTCTGTTTTTTTCTCATCCATAAGAGGCCTTGTTCCGCAGTCTAGAAATCAAAACACAGATATACTGATGAGATGCCATGAATGTAAATGTTCTGTTAATACACACCAATCCATCGACCAAAACAAACTTAAAAGTAGATCTAAAGGATCATTGTTATAAACCGACCAGTTTGCTGTAGCGCTTCTGTCTCTGGACCAATGGGAGAGTTTATGCAAGACTGCAAACTTTTG comes from Podarcis raffonei isolate rPodRaf1 chromosome 2, rPodRaf1.pri, whole genome shotgun sequence and encodes:
- the LOC128407123 gene encoding transmembrane protease serine 12-like isoform X1, encoding MLRKLRRAATASLLALLGLLNTPRNVTSLLSMEDCGTRPLMDEKKTESRIIGGHDAMVGSWPWQVSLQHYTIGLGYFHLCGGSLITNNTVLTAAHCVKKNRNAAFWRAVIAVHHLHAHNYYTRKRRVSTITVHSDYDSESYENDIALFTLIKHVKYNNYIQPICIPENDTIDLYPCYIAGWGNTKEKGVGKLILQEAQVDVFPLRLCNRYDSYAGRLTENMVCAGSLTGRVDSCQGDSGGPLMCYFRNVSRYYLIGITSFGLGCGRPRYPGIYVRTVNYKNWIDAHLIAKTTDVSIRWVPIYWIVAWTVFYIL
- the LOC128407123 gene encoding transmembrane protease serine 12-like isoform X3; this translates as MLRKLRRAATASLLALLGLLNTPRNVTSLLSMEDCGTRPLMDEKKTESRIIGGHDAMVGSWPWQVSLQHYTIGLGYFHLCGGSLITNNTVLTAAHCVKKNRNAAFWRAVIAVHHLHAHNYYTRKRRVSTITVHSDYDSESYENDIALFTLIKHVKYNNYIQPICIPENDTIDLYPCYIAGWGNTKEKGVGKLILQEAQVDVFPLRLCNRYDSYAGRLTENMVCAGSLTGRVDSCQVLLNTLITTPHCLIETVAGIPKASMIKLCQQGNQGRQRWTFDVLFSKC
- the LOC128407123 gene encoding transmembrane protease serine 12-like isoform X2, which codes for MRKEAMKVQLKIIQHLANCITFTTTGRKNCGTRPLMDEKKTESRIIGGHDAMVGSWPWQVSLQHYTIGLGYFHLCGGSLITNNTVLTAAHCVKKNRNAAFWRAVIAVHHLHAHNYYTRKRRVSTITVHSDYDSESYENDIALFTLIKHVKYNNYIQPICIPENDTIDLYPCYIAGWGNTKEKGVGKLILQEAQVDVFPLRLCNRYDSYAGRLTENMVCAGSLTGRVDSCQGDSGGPLMCYFRNVSRYYLIGITSFGLGCGRPRYPGIYVRTVNYKNWIDAHLIAKTTDVSIRWVPIYWIVAWTVFYIL